The following are encoded together in the Daucus carota subsp. sativus chromosome 5, DH1 v3.0, whole genome shotgun sequence genome:
- the LOC108223846 gene encoding plant intracellular Ras-group-related LRR protein 9-like → MESIPIITYTMNKLPSLTRPAGATVTAFDIEQPPPISPATPPPAEPFFDPSVRMPALTDPNIISEMRSTVADVSQTRSILKQLGPRPDHESVDTAKARLAEIEVRLANDLDEINLSESDGEDSKKEAEKDKEIYKAVIALDELHETYGKVLAEAEAKLERIYAAAVAGHGGGDEVAEGSEEVNEDVVRILQEANQKDVERIDLSDRGVRFLPEAFGKIRTLVALNLSVNQLQLIPDSIAGLENLEELNLSSNMLESLPESIGLLLNLKTLDVSSNKLTALPDSICSCRSLVELNASFNKLTYLPTNIGYELVNLRRLSIQLNKIRTLPTSIGEMSSLQFLDVHFNELQGLPHSVGKLTNLESINLSSNFSDLKELPETFGDLINLQDLDISNNQIHALPNTFGQLKNLRTLNLEENPIVIPPKEIVNSGVEAVKAYMAQRRVDLLAEEEARSKLEANEETPLGWLTRSTSWLKNSVVGATQSVSGYMGAHESNRDPAVNQQY, encoded by the exons ATGGAATCAATCCCAATTATCACTTACACCATGAACAAGCTCCCCAGCTTAACTCGTCCCGCCGGCGCCACCGTCACCGCCTTCGACATCGAACAGCCACCTCCGATCTCCCCGGCCACTCCTCCGCCGGCGGAGCCTTTCTTCGATCCCTCCGTACGCATGCCTGCTCTCACCGATCCCAACATCATCTCCGAGATGCGATCCACCGTCGCCGACGTGTCGCAGACTCGCTCGATTCTCAAGCAACTCGGTCCACGGCCCGATCACGAGTCAGTCGACACAGCGAAGGCGAGGCTCGCGGAGATCGAGGTTAGACTTGCTAACGATCTCGACGAGATCAATCTGAGCGAATCGGACGGCGAGGATTCGAAGAAGGAGGCGGAGAAGGATAAGGAGATTTACAAGGCGGTGATTGCGCTGGATGAGTTACATGAGACTTATGGGAAGGTGTTGGCGGAGGCGGAGGCGAAATTGGAGAGGATTTATGCGGCGGCTGTTGCTGGTCATGGCGGTGGTGATGAGGTGGCGGAGGGGAGTGAGGAGGTCAATGAGGATGTAGTGAGGATTTTACAGGAGGCGAATCAAAAGGATGTGGAGAGGATTGATTTGTCTGATCGCGGTGTGAGGTTTCTCCCTGAGGCGTTTGGGAAGATTCGTACTCTTGTGGCGCTTAATCTCTCGGTTAATCAGCTCCAG TTGATTCCAGATTCAATTGCTGGTCTTGAAAATCTTGAAGAGCTTAATCTTTCATCTAATATGTTGGAGAGTTTGCCAGAATCAATCGGGTTGCTACTAAATTTAAAGACCCTAGATGTCTCTAGCAACAAGCTCACTGCTTTGCCTGACAGCATCTGCAGCTGCAG GTCATTAGTAGAACTGAATGCCAGCTTCAACAAATTGACTTACTTGCCAACGAACATTGGGTATGAACTAGTTAATCTGCGCCGGCTTTCAATCCAACTGAACAAAATCCGCACTCTTCCTACTTCTATAGGGGAGATGAGTTCTCTGCAGTTCTTAGATGTGCACTTCAATGAGCTTCAAGGTCTTCCACATTCTGTAGGGAAATTGACAAACCTTGAGTCTATTAATCTCAGCAGTAATTTTAGTGACCTAAAGGAACTTCCGGAGACATTTGGTGATTTAATAAACCTCCAAGATCTTGATATCAGCAATAATCAGATTCATGCACTACCCAATACATTTGGTCAACTTAAAAACCTCCGCACACTTAACTTAGAGGAGAACCCTATCGTAATTCCTCCCAAGGAGATTGTGAATTCTGGGGTTGAAGCTGTAAAGGCATATATGGCTCAGAGGAGGGTCGACCTATTGGCGGAGGAAGAGGCAAGGAGTAAACTCGAAGCCAATGAGGAAACACCGCTGGGTTGGTTAACTCGTAGCACCTCCTGGTTAAAAAATTCAGTTGTAGGCGCCACCCAAAGTGTTTCAGGATATATGGGAGCTCATGAATCCAACCGAGACCCTGCTGTCAATCAGCAGTACTGA